The following are encoded in a window of Streptomyces sp. Go-475 genomic DNA:
- a CDS encoding penicillin acylase family protein: MRTRWRRLVLGATALFTAASALPAAAAPDPGRAEQHPSGGGLSAVIRYTEYGIPHILAEGYADLGFGTGWAQAADEVCTLAEGFVTLRGERSRYFGAEAAAGGELSAARTNLASDLYFRGVRQAGTVEKLLAEPAPVGPSREVRDMMRGWAAGYNAWLKQRRITDPGCAGAAWVRPVTELDVAARGLAIASISGEGRFVETITAAQPPTGPAGPAEASGAPSARSTRSAPSPRMPDAKAVAKAADELWGDPGMGSNAVAFRGDTTANGRGLLLGNPHYPWQGGRRFWQSQQTIPGELNVSGGSLLGTPAVSIGFNAHVAWSHTVSTGIPANFHRLALDPADPTTYLVDGRPERMTKRTVTVAVKDGAPVTRTQWWTRYGPVVTSLSSQVPLPWTTSTAYALHDPNAANLRFADTSLGFGKARGTDGIRASLARHQGLPWVNTIAADRAGHSLFTQSQVLPRITDELAERCSTELGRTTYPASGIAILDGSRGDCALGSDPDAVLPGIFGPARMPTLQDTPYVENSNGTAWMTNADRPVTGYERVFGTVGTQLGLRTRGGIEDVAAMADRGGLTVRDLQRQQFANRAPAGDLAAEDVARACAALPGGTATGSGGTAVDVSAACGVLKAWDRTMDTGSRGALLFDRFWRRLEQTVPQDRLWKVPFSAADPVRTPNTLNTDAPGFAAALADAVTELRGAGIALDAPLGAHQFVVREGKRLAMPGGSGRLGVWNVLEPVWDAAGGGYTEVPFGTSHLQAVGWDDGHCPVARTLLAYSQSSNPDSPHFADQTRLFSGEKWVTSRFCEKDIRSSPELRVVRVHERR; encoded by the coding sequence ATGCGCACCCGCTGGAGACGACTCGTTCTCGGGGCCACGGCCCTGTTCACGGCCGCGTCCGCGTTACCCGCGGCCGCCGCCCCGGACCCGGGGCGGGCGGAGCAGCACCCGTCCGGCGGCGGCCTGTCCGCCGTCATCCGCTACACCGAGTACGGCATTCCGCACATCCTCGCCGAAGGCTACGCCGACCTGGGCTTCGGCACGGGCTGGGCGCAGGCCGCCGACGAGGTCTGCACGCTCGCCGAGGGGTTCGTGACCCTGCGGGGCGAGCGCTCCCGGTACTTCGGGGCAGAAGCGGCCGCCGGCGGTGAACTCTCGGCGGCCCGCACGAACCTCGCCAGCGACCTGTACTTCCGCGGGGTCCGGCAGGCCGGCACGGTGGAGAAGCTGCTCGCCGAGCCCGCTCCCGTGGGCCCGAGCCGTGAGGTCCGGGACATGATGCGCGGCTGGGCGGCCGGTTACAACGCCTGGCTGAAGCAGCGGAGGATCACGGATCCCGGCTGCGCGGGCGCCGCCTGGGTGCGACCGGTCACCGAACTCGACGTGGCGGCCCGCGGCCTCGCCATCGCCTCGATCTCCGGCGAAGGGCGCTTCGTCGAGACGATCACCGCGGCGCAGCCGCCGACCGGACCCGCCGGACCGGCCGAGGCTTCCGGAGCCCCCTCCGCCCGGTCCACGCGGTCCGCCCCGTCCCCGCGCATGCCGGACGCGAAGGCCGTGGCGAAGGCGGCGGACGAGCTGTGGGGCGACCCCGGCATGGGCTCCAACGCGGTCGCCTTCCGCGGCGACACGACGGCGAACGGCCGCGGCCTGCTGCTCGGCAACCCGCACTACCCCTGGCAGGGCGGGCGGCGGTTCTGGCAGTCGCAGCAGACGATCCCCGGCGAGCTGAACGTCTCCGGCGGCTCGCTGCTGGGCACTCCGGCGGTCTCCATCGGCTTCAACGCACATGTGGCGTGGAGCCACACCGTCTCGACCGGCATACCGGCCAACTTCCACCGGCTGGCGCTGGATCCGGCCGATCCCACGACGTACCTGGTGGACGGCCGGCCGGAACGCATGACGAAGCGGACCGTGACGGTCGCGGTGAAGGACGGCGCGCCGGTGACCCGCACCCAGTGGTGGACCCGCTACGGCCCCGTCGTCACCTCCCTCAGCTCCCAGGTGCCGCTGCCCTGGACCACCTCGACGGCGTACGCCCTGCACGACCCGAACGCCGCGAACCTCCGCTTCGCCGACACCTCGCTGGGCTTCGGCAAGGCACGCGGCACGGACGGGATCCGCGCCTCCCTCGCACGGCACCAGGGCCTCCCGTGGGTGAACACGATCGCGGCCGACCGCGCGGGGCACTCCCTCTTCACCCAGTCCCAGGTACTCCCCCGCATCACCGACGAGCTGGCGGAGCGCTGCTCGACGGAGCTGGGCCGGACCACCTATCCGGCCTCGGGGATCGCGATCCTCGACGGCTCGCGCGGTGACTGCGCCCTCGGCAGCGACCCGGACGCGGTCCTGCCGGGGATCTTCGGGCCGGCGAGGATGCCGACGCTTCAGGACACCCCGTACGTGGAGAACTCGAACGGCACCGCGTGGATGACCAACGCCGACCGGCCGGTGACCGGGTACGAGCGGGTCTTCGGCACGGTCGGTACCCAGTTGGGCCTGCGCACGCGAGGCGGGATCGAGGACGTGGCGGCGATGGCGGACCGGGGCGGTCTGACCGTACGGGACCTGCAGCGGCAGCAGTTCGCCAACCGGGCACCCGCGGGTGACCTCGCCGCCGAGGACGTCGCCCGGGCGTGTGCCGCGCTGCCCGGCGGCACCGCGACGGGCAGCGGCGGCACGGCCGTCGACGTGTCGGCGGCCTGCGGGGTGCTCAAGGCGTGGGACCGCACCATGGACACCGGCAGCCGGGGAGCGCTGCTCTTCGACCGATTCTGGCGCAGGCTCGAGCAGACCGTGCCGCAGGACCGGTTGTGGAAGGTGCCGTTCTCGGCGGCCGACCCGGTGCGCACCCCGAACACGCTGAACACGGACGCTCCCGGCTTCGCCGCCGCCCTCGCCGACGCGGTGACGGAGCTGCGCGGCGCGGGCATCGCGCTCGACGCGCCGCTCGGCGCGCACCAGTTCGTCGTCCGTGAGGGCAAGCGCCTCGCGATGCCGGGCGGCTCGGGGCGGCTGGGCGTGTGGAACGTGCTGGAGCCGGTGTGGGACGCGGCCGGGGGCGGCTACACGGAAGTGCCGTTCGGGACCAGCCACCTCCAGGCGGTGGGCTGGGACGACGGTCACTGCCCGGTGGCTCGCACCCTGCTCGCGTACTCCCAGTCGTCGAACCCGGACTCGCCGCACTTCGCCGACCAGACCCGGCTGTTCT